The Candidatus Baltobacteraceae bacterium nucleotide sequence GGGGAATGATAGGCGCATCGAACAATCGACGCCATTTAGCACCGGGGGAAAAGATGAAACGACTGAGCTTTATTTTCGCGCTCGTTTTTGGGGCGTTAGCGTATGGATTGGCCGGTGCGGTAACGATGCCGAAGCCGGCCTCGAGTTTCGACATCGGCGCGACGCACGTCGATAAATATGGCACCGGCGAACCAGCACTCATCCTTATTCCCGGACTTACCGACAGCGCGGCCGTTTGGAGCGGGACGATCGCGCGATTTGCACCGACGCATACGATCTACGCGCTGACGCTTGCGGGCTTCGGCGGAACGAAACCCACGCAATCGCCGATGATCGAAAAAGCCGTATCCGATGTCGTTTCGCTAATCGCGCAAGAGCATCTAAACAAACCGGTGGCGATCGGGCACAGCCTCGGCGGTTTCACCGTGCTGCGCATCGCGGAAGAACACAGCGATCTGCTGCGCGGCGCGATCGCCGTCGACGGCTTGCCGGTGTTTTACGGTATGGACGCGATGACCGCCGCCCAGCGATCCGCGAACGCCGCGCAAATAGCGGCGCCGCTCGCGAACCTGACGCCCGATCAACTCATGGCCGGCGCCAAAACCTACAGCGTGCCGTACATGACGCAAGCGAAAAACGTGGATACCGTGGTCGCATTCGGCAAAGGCGCCGATCCCGCCGCGACCAGCGAGTACATGACGGAGCT carries:
- a CDS encoding alpha/beta fold hydrolase — protein: MKRLSFIFALVFGALAYGLAGAVTMPKPASSFDIGATHVDKYGTGEPALILIPGLTDSAAVWSGTIARFAPTHTIYALTLAGFGGTKPTQSPMIEKAVSDVVSLIAQEHLNKPVAIGHSLGGFTVLRIAEEHSDLLRGAIAVDGLPVFYGMDAMTAAQRSANAAQIAAPLANLTPDQLMAGAKTYSVPYMTQAKNVDTVVAFGKGADPAATSEYMTEL